Proteins co-encoded in one Candidatus Hydrogenedentota bacterium genomic window:
- a CDS encoding PmoA family protein, which yields MNVVLVTLAALGGFGAFTLEESPATVTVLEDGAPVMVYQALPGELPRLVSQRYRRGCYIHPLYGLDGEVMTEDFPWDHRHHRGLFWAWPDSTVAGRKMDVWTLDDSRQVFVRWVEKSADAEKARLVAESHWVFDDAPDKPLVKETAEMVVHAKSGDTRAMDLVLTFENIGAETITIRGATTDNKGYGGLCYRPDSARKPMHFLAAKGPETEDVLELASPWADVSFAVAPDAEKQSGLAIFQHPSLPGYPHPGWIFRHYGFLGQSWPHTTPYDLAPGAAITLKYRVLLHRGTAEEAGVPALFDAYLKEQQAGGGK from the coding sequence ATGAATGTTGTTCTGGTCACCCTCGCCGCCCTCGGCGGTTTCGGCGCGTTCACCCTGGAGGAAAGCCCCGCAACGGTCACCGTGCTCGAGGACGGCGCCCCCGTGATGGTCTATCAGGCCCTGCCGGGCGAACTGCCCAGGCTGGTGTCGCAGCGTTACCGCCGGGGCTGCTACATCCACCCGCTCTACGGGCTGGACGGCGAGGTGATGACGGAGGACTTCCCCTGGGACCACCGCCACCACCGGGGCCTTTTCTGGGCGTGGCCCGACAGCACCGTGGCCGGGCGCAAGATGGACGTGTGGACCCTGGACGATTCCCGCCAGGTCTTTGTCCGCTGGGTGGAGAAGTCCGCCGACGCCGAAAAGGCGCGGCTGGTGGCCGAAAGCCACTGGGTCTTCGACGATGCCCCGGACAAACCCCTGGTCAAGGAGACCGCCGAAATGGTGGTCCACGCCAAATCCGGCGACACCCGCGCCATGGACCTGGTGCTGACCTTCGAGAACATCGGCGCCGAGACCATCACCATACGGGGCGCGACCACGGACAACAAGGGCTACGGCGGCCTGTGCTACCGCCCGGACTCGGCGCGCAAGCCCATGCATTTCCTGGCCGCCAAAGGCCCGGAAACGGAGGATGTGCTTGAACTCGCCAGCCCCTGGGCGGATGTCTCCTTCGCCGTGGCGCCCGACGCCGAAAAGCAGTCCGGACTGGCCATCTTCCAGCATCCCTCCCTGCCGGGCTACCCCCATCCCGGCTGGATTTTCCGCCACTACGGGTTCCTGGGCCAGTCCTGGCCGCACACCACCCCCTACGACCTCGCGCCCGGCGCCGCCATCACCCTGAAATACCGGGTGCTGCTCCACCGGGGCACGGCGGAGGAGGCGGGCGTGCCCGCGCTCTTCGACGCCTATCTCAAGGAGCAGCAGGCCGGCGGCGGGAAGTGA